The Benincasa hispida cultivar B227 chromosome 9, ASM972705v1, whole genome shotgun sequence genome has a segment encoding these proteins:
- the LOC120084832 gene encoding uncharacterized protein LOC120084832, producing the protein CPPAFSCSDSGCNFHIHQSCIDLPLQIHNRFHPQNPLSWTTNNYLCIPYWQMPSGEVYRCHRCDFQIDIKCAIANTKASGLRWTTGNEFRHFSHPHNPSTRAKQRNQSLPKPYVIVAKMTVESFSITVPCVNSTFISLAYNPSNTNTHSPNIGIGHSLFVEHVDIRTKYAAYGCYNYKYKYKCDYFVHLGCGRNQRLDFNLSMNALDSANDEDIKIEISGSKIQHFIHHHSLNLFSFEEEFRPDKVCDGCMKRLSGPSYGCEECDFFVHKEFLELPRKKRNFLHQYRLNLISISNFVFQCKTCLNYFNGFAYHCKTCLSTFDTQCTLIKILFKHPAHQHPLSRLHK; encoded by the exons TGTCCACCGGCGTTCAGCTGCTCCGACTCCGGCTGCAACTTCCATATCCATCAATCTTGTATCGACCTTCCTCTTCAAATCCACAACCGCTTCCACCCCCAAAATCCTCTCTCTTGGACCACTAACAACTACTTATGTATTCCCTATTGGCAAATGCCGTCAGGTGAAGTTTATCGGTGTCATCGATGCgattttcaaattgacatcAAATGCGCCATCGCCAACACAAAAGCCAGTGGTCTACGGTGGACGACCGGTAACGAGTTTCGACATTTCAGCCATCCTCATAACCCTTCAACTAGAGCAAAGCAGAGGAACCAAT CTCTCCCCAAACCATATGTAATAGTTGCAAAAATGACCGTGGAGAGTTTCTCTATAACTGTTCCTTGTGTGAATTCAACCTTCATATCGCTTGCTTACAATCCTTCAAACACAAATACACATTCGCCAAATATAGGAATAGGACACAGTTTGTTTGTCGAGCATGTG GATATAAGGACCAAATATGCTGCATATGGTTGCTACAACTACAAGTACAAGTACAAATGCGACTACTTTGTCCATTTGGGTTGTGGTCGAAACCAACGCCTCGACTTTAACTTGTCAATGAATGCTCTTGATTCTGCCAATGATGAAGACATCAAGATTGAGATTTCCGGCTCTAAGATTCAACATTTCATTCATCACCATAGCttgaatttattttcctttgagGAGGAGTTTAGACCGGACAAAGTTTGTGATGGCTGTATGAAGCGCCTTTCAGGTCCATCTTACGGCTGTGAGGAGTGCGATTTCTTTGTCCACAAAGAATTTCTTGAATTGCCTAGAAAGAAAAGGAACTTCCTTCATCAATATAGGCTTAATCTCATATCAATCTCGAATTTCGTCTTCCAATGCAAAACATGTCTCAATTATTTCAATGGCTTTGCCTACCATTGCAAAACATGTCTCTCCACATTTGACACCCAATGCACCTTAATCAAAATCCTATTTAAACACCCTGCTCACCAACACCCTTTATCTCGACTGCACAAATGA